The proteins below are encoded in one region of Macaca nemestrina isolate mMacNem1 chromosome 10, mMacNem.hap1, whole genome shotgun sequence:
- the LOC112427042 gene encoding cytochrome c oxidase subunit 7C, mitochondrial-like codes for MLGHSIRRFTTSVVCRSHYEEGPRNNLPFSVENKWALLVKMCLYFGSAFAAPFLIVRHQLLKQ; via the coding sequence ATGTTGGGCCACAGCATCCGGAGGTTCACAACCTCTGTGGTCTGTAGGAGCCACTATGAGGAGGGCCCTAGGAATAATTTGCCATTTTCAGTGGAAAACAAGTGGGCGTTACTAGTTAAGATGTGTTTGTACTTTGGATCTGCATTTGCTGCACCCTTCCTTATAGTAAGACACCAACTGCTTAAACAATAA